In the Desulfuromonas sp. DDH964 genome, GGCCGGAGACGGTGGTGATCATGATCACCGCCTTTTCCTCGACCGACGAAGCGGTCGAGGCGATGAAGCAGGGGGCTTACGATTACATCACCAAGCCCTTCAAAAACGAGGAAATCCGCCTCATCATCAAAAACGCTCTGGAGCGGCGCAGTCTGCGGCAGGAGAACCAGCAGCTCAAAAAGGAGCTAGGCCAGCGCTATTCCTTTGCCGGGCTGATCGGCAAGAGCCGCGAAATGCAGCTCATTTACGACCTGATCGAAAAGGTCGCCGCCAGCCGCGCCAACGTTTTGATCTCCGGGGAGAGCGGAACCGGAAAAGAGCTGGTGGCGCGGGCGATTCATCATCAAAGCGAACGGCGCGAGCGTCCTTTCGTCCCCATCAACTGCGGCGCCATTCCGGAAAACCTCCTCGAAAGTGAGCTTTTCGGCCATGAAAAGGGTGCTTTTACCGGCGCCACCCAGCAAAAACTGGGCCTCTTCGAGGTCGCCGATGGCGGGACCCTCTTCCTCGACGAAATCGGCGAATTGCCCCAGATGATGCAGGTCAAGCTGCTGCGGGTGCTCCAGGAGCGGGAACTGCGGCGGGTCGGCGGGACCCGGAATATTCCGGTCGACGTTCGCCTGGTCGCTGCCTCCAACAAGGACCTTGCCAGTGAGGTCGCCCGGGGCGCCTTTCGCGAGGATCTCTTTTACCGGATCAATGTCATCCCCCTGCATCTGCCACCACTACGCGAGCGGCGGGGGGATATCCCTCTGCTGCTAGAACATTTCTATCGCCAACTGACCGGCAGAGAAACCCTGCGGGTCACCGAGGGGGCGATGCGCCGGCTCCTCGACTATCCCTGGCCGGGCAATATCCGGGAACTGGAGAACGTGGTGGAGCGTTGCATGGTGCTCGACCAGGGGGATGAACTGCGGGAAGAATCGCTGCCGCCCCAACTTTTGGGGTGTGTTTCAGGGGGGATGTCTGCCATTGATCAGTTTCCGGCGGAGGGGCTCGATCTCGACGCTTACCTCGGCGAGATCGAAAAGGGCCTGTTGCTCAAGGCCCTGGAGCGGAGCGGCGGTGTCCGCAAACAGGCGGCGACCCTGCTTGGTATCACCTTTCGTTCTATCCGTTATCGCCTCGCCAAGTTCGAACTTGCGACGGACGACGAAGACGAGTAGACTTCTGGGGTGGCAAGGACTGGAGTGACAAAGTTTGTCATTGGGTACTGCCGCATTTTGGCGGCTGCGAGCCACTTTCCTGCCCCGGTTAATACCAGATCATCCCGCAGGACCCCCGCATTTTTAAAGGGTTGCAGGGAAAGTTCACAAAAATAAACTATTGGCACAATGATTGCTAGGTAAGCAAGGAAAGTTTGGATGGACGAACGGTCCGATTGGGTTGCTTCCGATCGGGTTGTCCCGTCCACGATGTCAAGGTTGCCGGTTTGCCGGCATTAATCTGTCCACCCAGGAAAGGAGAACAAAACCATGCTGAAAATGTTCAGAAAATCTGAGAAGGGTTTTACCCTGATCGAGCTGTTGATCGTCGTCGCGATCATCGGTATCCTGGCGGCCATCGCCATTCCCCAGTTCGCTTCCTACCGCCAGAAAGCTTTCAACTCAGCGGCTCAGAGCGACCTGAAAACAATGCGGACTTCGTTAGAAAGTTTTTACACGGATAACTACTACTATCCTTATTAAATTATCTCAATCGGAATTTGTTTTGGTTACCTCTTCAGAATAGGAGAAATATGATGAAAACACTCGGTGGAATTCTTGCTGTCTTGATGTTATTGGTTTCTGCGAACAGCGTTTTTGCGGCACATACTGGTACTCTACAAAGTGGCGAGGTTAGCCTTTCCACCTCCGGTGGCACGCCTGATCCATTGATTATCGGCCTCTCGCCCAAAGTGACGGCCCGCTATATTAATCCAGGAACGACCCAAGCTACAGCACAATGGTTTGCCATTGCAACCGCTCATCCTGGTGGCAATACTGTTTATGGGACAGCGCAAAATCTGAATAATATCTGGCAAAAAGGCTTTAAAACTGGAACTGCTCTTACGACTGACCTTATGAATATTCCCGTGTCCGTTAACTCTGCCGACGATTGGTCAAATAACGGTTGGAAATATTGATTTTTCATTTTTACATTATGCAAAAAGCCCCTCATGTGAGGGGCTTTTTGCATAATGTCGCTGAAGGGAGTAGTCGTCAAGCTGTTCGGAATGATAGGAATGACAGTAGTGTATGGCCAAGTTGATAGTGCCGCTTAGCGAAGATGAAAAATCGAACGGAACAAGAAACGCAAAGAGGTTTGAAGAATCAGACCGAGATGTCAAGGGAAATGTCCGGGATGGATGCCTTGCCGATCTAGTGATGCGGTCCTGTCGGTTTTTTGGGGGCGCGTGCGGGGGATCGAAGCTTCTCACCGTCTTTATCCTCCTTCTGCAATTTACTATCCTGCCGGGACTCGGAGACATGGATAAGGCCGGGAAGCTTTTCCCGTTGGTAGTGGTCACCCTTCTCTGTGCCCTGATTTTTTTATGGTCCGGGTCTTCTTTGCGGCTTTCACCGGTCATGGGGCTGTTTGCCCTTTTCTGGCTGGTTCTGCAAGTTTCCGCGACTCAGGCTTTTCAACCCCACTGGGCCCTGATTCAGAACGGCATCCTCGCAATTTTACTCATTTTTTCTATGATGGTCGCCCAGTGGAGTTCTGATCATAACGAATTTAAGGGAATTTTTATTGTTGGGTTGCTGATTTTTGGTCTGTTTGCGGCTTTGCTCGGCCTATATGACTTTTCCCGGTTTTTGGTCCTGGGCCCGTCCTCCTCCATGGTGATTCCCTATCTCCTGCCACCGAATCAAAGCCTGCGCATCGGTGGTCCCTACGGGCAGCCCAATCTGTTTGCCGTCTTTCTGACTGTCGTTCTGCTTGCCTATTTTTATCGCCATCTTCATGCCTCGGCGATGTATCCCCAGGGGATATTTGTCTATTTTCGACACTTCCCATTCTTTGTTGTTGGTTTGGTATTTTTTCTGACTGGCTCCAGAGGAGGGTTGCTCTCCCTGTCCCTAATCCTCGGTGTGCTGGCTTGGCTGGTTGCCAGAGGGAAATACCTTTCAGATAATCGCCCCGGGCGGATGGAGTTTTCCCGTTTGCTACTTGTATTGCTGGGCGCCATGCTCTTGGCCAAGGGCCTAACCGCAGTACTGGCCCCTCACTTGGCACTGGGGAGCGAACTGATGGATACGGGGATCAGTACTGACGCACGGTTCGTATTCTGGACCAGCGCATTTTTGATTTTCAAGTCGCATCCCTGGCTGGGGGTTGGACTGGACGGGTTTCAGTATTTTCAGGACGCTTATGGACCAAGGGCGCACGATCTGCTGGGGTTCGTTAACTACGAAGCGATGGGGAGTACTTCCTGGGCCCATAACGAGTTGTTGCAGATCCTTTCCGAGGGGGGAATCGGCGCTTTCCTTTTTGCACTAATACTCATTGGCCTACTTATCTTTGCCATTTGGCGCTGCTTTCTGCGAAACCGGGAGCCGTTTGGTCCCTTTTTCCTTTATAGCCACCTTCTTTTACTCCCCTTTATCTTCCAGTCGATGTTCAGCTGGCCGTTCCGTCATCCCGCTCTTCTGACCCTTTTTTTCGCTTGTTTGGGGATTCTCCTTGCCCAATATCCTCTCAAAGTCCTGAGGTTTTCCGCCCTTTGCAGGGGAATTCAGGTGATCCTCGTGCTCTGCGGATTGGCATTGACGGGCCTTTTATTTCAGCAGGAACTGGCCTTGGGAGCACTTAAACATGAAATGAGGATTCCCGGCCGGCTAGAATCCAGCTTTTCCAATTTTACCATCCTGGCCGAAAACCCCTACAGTGCCAATCGCGCGCTTGTATCGGCTTTGCCGCGTTATCTGCATACGGCCCTTTCCCCTGGCCAACATAATCTGGCCCGACGAATTGTTCCCTACTACGAGCGTTTGTGCCATGTGAAGGGTTCGCGGGCCAACTGGTTTAATTTGGGCCTGCTATATTACACCCTTGGACGAGAAGGTGAGGCCAAAATGGCCGTTCGGAAGGCGATTCACCTTATGCCGTCATCGGATCTGTTCTGGCAATTCGATCATTATCTCAACATGCGCCAGGCCGCACGGGAAACAGGTCGTCCCCTGGAGGAGTTTTTCCCACGACACAAACCCTATAACCCTTCACTGCTGGGTATGCCGATCTATGATTGAGATCTCCCTCGAAAAAGTCACCAAAATTTACGATCCCGGACTATTTAGGAAAAAGGTCCATGCTGTTCAGGACTTGTCTATTGAGGTTCGCACTGGGGAAGTGTTCGGGCTGGTAGGTCCCAATGGAGCGGGAAAGAGTACCAGTATCCGGCTCCTTCTCGGGTTGAGTCGTCCCACCTTCGGGATCATCCGGTTCCGTTCACGTCTCTTGAGAAAATCTTGCTACCGCAAAGAATTCGGATACCTGCCTGAAAATCCTTATCTGTACGATCACTTGAACCTGGAAGAACTCCTCGCCTTCAGCGGTCGTGCCTCAGAGATGGACAGGGGAGTGGCGGAAAGACGGGGACAGGAGTTGATGGAAAGACTGGATATGCTCGAGTCCCGAAGACGGCCGATGCGCACCTTTTCCAAGGGAATGCTGCAGCGTGCCGGAATCTGTTTTGCTCTGATGCACGATCCCTCCGTGCTGATTTTGGACGAGCCTATGTCTGGTCTCGATCCTGTCGGTCGCCGCATGGTTTTTGAGCTAATTGGTGAATTGAAGGACCAGGGGAAAACCATATTCTTCTGTTCACATATTCTTACGGACGTAGAGCGCCTGTGTGACCGCATTGGGGTGATGGTGGGTGGGCGACTGGTCCGTGTTCTCGGGCGGGAAGCTTTTGCTGACAACGTTGGTCCCTCGTTGCACCTTGTCGTGGCGCCCCTCACAGAGGATCAGCGGAATGCTCTCGATACGCTGATCGGCGGGGTATTCAAGGAGCAGGGTCAGTACATTATTTCGTTCCCGGTTGCTGCGCTGCCGGTGGTCTCCTCACAGTTGAGCGCCATGGGAGTGGAGGTTCTTGGGAGCAGAAGCGGTCGCTTTTCCCTCGAGGAAATCTTTATGCAGGAAGTGGAGGCCAAATGATAACAAGATTATTTGCTCTGGCTTTAATCACTTTCCGCGAGGGTATCCGCAACCGTTCCGTTTTTGGCATTGTAATATTCTCCCTCTTCTTCTTCGGACTCAACATCGCTGTTGCCGGTTTCTTCATGCGGGATATCGACAAGGTTACGGTCGATATGAACCTGAGCGCTCTGTCGCTGGCTGGTCTGCTACTCGTCTTTTTCATCGGTGTCAACCTCATGGCCAAGGACATCGACCGCAAGACAATCCACCTGGTCCTCTCCAAGCCCATCTCGCGAGTAGAATATATCTGGGGAAAGTATTTAGGTCTTCTACTTTTCATCCTGGTGTCCATGGCCGTACTCATGGCCTTCTCCTGTTTTACCGTGTGGTTGCTCAAGGTTTTGTATGCCGACTATTTCCTCCAATTCTCCTGGACTATTTTTTTCATTGCCGCATTCTTTGTCTTTTTGAAAATTGCCGTTCTTGGAGCCGTCGTCGTATTTTTCAGTTCCATCACCACCAACTCCTTCATCACTCTTATCTTCTCTCTTTGTGTTTTCATTGTCGGTGCCACCATAGAGGAGGTCGTTTTTTATCTTCGCTCAGCATTTGCGGCCAAAGAAATGGCTTTTTCCGTACCCCTTAGTAATTTTATTGAGGTGGTATCCTATCTTGTCCCCAACCTCGCGACCTTCGATTTCAAGACTGAGGCCGCCCACGGTCTTTCCCTCGGCTGGGAACGGCTCGGCGTTTCCTTCGGTTATGGGACGATTTACATCGTCGTCCTGCTTCTCTTCGCTTCTGCCATTTTCCGGCGGCGGGAGTTTAATTAATGCGACGGAGTTGGAGCTTACTTGCTGGTCTGGTTATCGCTGTCGCTATGTATTTTTTTTTCAATATGGAAATGTGGCGATGCCGAAACGACGTAAGGAGTGAATCCTCTGCAGAGTATGTCCTTCCCTCAAAATTTAGTCGGATATTATCCCTCGGGTATCGGGGATTGCTCTCGGATTATCTTTTTCTTAAAACCGCCGCCTTTTATGGCGAACGGCTGATGACGCAGAAACCGCTCAGTGGAGCTGATTGGGATTATTTTGCCACCAGCCTTGACGTCATCACTGACCTCGACCCCTATTTTTTTGATCCATACCTGTTGGCCGAGGGGAATATGGCTTGGGAAGGTAAAATCCAAGAGGCCAACAAGCTGTTAAAGAAAGGAATGAAATATCGGAGCTGGGATTGGCGCATCCCTTATTTTATCGGCTTCAATTATTTTTATTTTTTGAAGGATTATGAGAAGGGAGCCGAGTACGTCATGGCCGCAGCCAGGCTCCCTGGCGGTCCCCCTTATCTTAAAACACTCGGTTCCCGCTTGGCTTATTACGGCGGAAAGACCAAAACGGGAATTCTGTTTTTGAAAGGAATGATAGCGGAGACCGAAGATCCACGGTTCCGTGCACCATTGGAAAAGCGCCTGCTCGCTCTTGAGCGAGCCGAGAAATTGGAGCTTTTGGTTAACCGCTTTAAAGAAGAAACCGGAAGATCCCCGGCGGCGGTCAACGAATTGGTAGAAAGGGGCTACATTGATTCCTTGCCCGAAGACCCCTATGGTGGAAAGTGGGTTATTTTACCAACTGGCCGTATTTTCAGTACCAGTAAATTCGCTTCTACGCCTGAAAAGCAAAGATAGATAAATGTATCTGTAATCAGTAGTGTCCGGTTAAGAAGTTGCATAGGCTCCGAAGTCCAAGTCAATGATATCGGGAGGCCCTAAGCCTGCGGCCGCATCCTCGGCGGCCTCGTTGCGAATATTGTTGCGAAGCTCACGCACCCTGTTGATGCTGACACGTTCGCCATGCTCTTCGTGGCAGTAGATGGCCAGCAGCAAATAAGTAATCAACCCTGCGAGGATCTGCACCAGCAGGCCGTAGGGACTGCGGGCAATCAGGTGATACACCTTGAGGTGGCGCTTCCACCAGGCGAAGAAGGACTCGATCGTCCAGCGTAGCTTGTAGATCAAGGCAATCTGCTCGGCGGTCA is a window encoding:
- a CDS encoding ABC transporter ATP-binding protein — its product is MIEISLEKVTKIYDPGLFRKKVHAVQDLSIEVRTGEVFGLVGPNGAGKSTSIRLLLGLSRPTFGIIRFRSRLLRKSCYRKEFGYLPENPYLYDHLNLEELLAFSGRASEMDRGVAERRGQELMERLDMLESRRRPMRTFSKGMLQRAGICFALMHDPSVLILDEPMSGLDPVGRRMVFELIGELKDQGKTIFFCSHILTDVERLCDRIGVMVGGRLVRVLGREAFADNVGPSLHLVVAPLTEDQRNALDTLIGGVFKEQGQYIISFPVAALPVVSSQLSAMGVEVLGSRSGRFSLEEIFMQEVEAK
- a CDS encoding ABC transporter permease; the protein is MITRLFALALITFREGIRNRSVFGIVIFSLFFFGLNIAVAGFFMRDIDKVTVDMNLSALSLAGLLLVFFIGVNLMAKDIDRKTIHLVLSKPISRVEYIWGKYLGLLLFILVSMAVLMAFSCFTVWLLKVLYADYFLQFSWTIFFIAAFFVFLKIAVLGAVVVFFSSITTNSFITLIFSLCVFIVGATIEEVVFYLRSAFAAKEMAFSVPLSNFIEVVSYLVPNLATFDFKTEAAHGLSLGWERLGVSFGYGTIYIVVLLLFASAIFRRREFN
- a CDS encoding sigma-54-dependent transcriptional regulator → MKSKSSAPRVLIVDDETSMREFLGIMLGREGYRVDTAADGVQALAYLQHTPCDLVISDINMPRLGGIELLARIKEKWPETVVIMITAFSSTDEAVEAMKQGAYDYITKPFKNEEIRLIIKNALERRSLRQENQQLKKELGQRYSFAGLIGKSREMQLIYDLIEKVAASRANVLISGESGTGKELVARAIHHQSERRERPFVPINCGAIPENLLESELFGHEKGAFTGATQQKLGLFEVADGGTLFLDEIGELPQMMQVKLLRVLQERELRRVGGTRNIPVDVRLVAASNKDLASEVARGAFREDLFYRINVIPLHLPPLRERRGDIPLLLEHFYRQLTGRETLRVTEGAMRRLLDYPWPGNIRELENVVERCMVLDQGDELREESLPPQLLGCVSGGMSAIDQFPAEGLDLDAYLGEIEKGLLLKALERSGGVRKQAATLLGITFRSIRYRLAKFELATDDEDE
- a CDS encoding type IV pilin protein encodes the protein MLKMFRKSEKGFTLIELLIVVAIIGILAAIAIPQFASYRQKAFNSAAQSDLKTMRTSLESFYTDNYYYPY
- a CDS encoding O-antigen ligase family protein, producing MAKLIVPLSEDEKSNGTRNAKRFEESDRDVKGNVRDGCLADLVMRSCRFFGGACGGSKLLTVFILLLQFTILPGLGDMDKAGKLFPLVVVTLLCALIFLWSGSSLRLSPVMGLFALFWLVLQVSATQAFQPHWALIQNGILAILLIFSMMVAQWSSDHNEFKGIFIVGLLIFGLFAALLGLYDFSRFLVLGPSSSMVIPYLLPPNQSLRIGGPYGQPNLFAVFLTVVLLAYFYRHLHASAMYPQGIFVYFRHFPFFVVGLVFFLTGSRGGLLSLSLILGVLAWLVARGKYLSDNRPGRMEFSRLLLVLLGAMLLAKGLTAVLAPHLALGSELMDTGISTDARFVFWTSAFLIFKSHPWLGVGLDGFQYFQDAYGPRAHDLLGFVNYEAMGSTSWAHNELLQILSEGGIGAFLFALILIGLLIFAIWRCFLRNREPFGPFFLYSHLLLLPFIFQSMFSWPFRHPALLTLFFACLGILLAQYPLKVLRFSALCRGIQVILVLCGLALTGLLFQQELALGALKHEMRIPGRLESSFSNFTILAENPYSANRALVSALPRYLHTALSPGQHNLARRIVPYYERLCHVKGSRANWFNLGLLYYTLGREGEAKMAVRKAIHLMPSSDLFWQFDHYLNMRQAARETGRPLEEFFPRHKPYNPSLLGMPIYD